One window of Mangrovibacterium diazotrophicum genomic DNA carries:
- a CDS encoding RagB/SusD family nutrient uptake outer membrane protein — translation MKKLLYTLILVPFFGCSGFLDEVDQDLLVPEKTDHYAALLLNEFNYQYPIFDQIDYMTDNMVEDSKMTTLDKFDQKTTYTWQREIEIDEEGNEITYINEAWQYMYEDIAIANYVIELIDDAMGEQSEIDQVKGEAYFIRALSYFNLLNLYGQPFNAASADVDLGVPLRDDIGVEETYNRNTVAEGYALIEADLTEARQLLEASGLTTSIWHPGVAACDLLMSRVKLYQQEWSECIEYAGRVIASGSLSKVSASSPFVDTSNKEILYSYYATNPVFSLYDSFGKVQEYSYHASKELINLYDDEDNRKDAFFDAIDDGTGKYNYFTLKYQKGSYTSLGFANLRVGEAYLNRAEAYAEMGDVASAVSDMKALHAVRYSDPSVVSYPTDAAEVLDFVLTDRRKELCFEDHHRWFDLRRMANRPEIKHVFTLINASGAKLGTETYTLLSDDPNYTLPIPLKERENNPLIRNNERYEKIPTIDEEIIIP, via the coding sequence ATGAAAAAATTATTATACACATTAATCCTTGTCCCGTTTTTCGGGTGTAGCGGCTTCCTCGATGAAGTTGATCAGGATTTGTTGGTGCCGGAAAAAACGGATCACTACGCCGCCCTGTTATTGAACGAATTCAACTATCAATATCCGATTTTTGACCAAATCGACTACATGACAGACAATATGGTCGAAGATTCGAAAATGACTACCTTGGATAAATTTGACCAGAAAACGACTTATACCTGGCAGCGCGAGATTGAAATTGATGAAGAAGGAAATGAAATAACCTACATCAATGAAGCCTGGCAGTATATGTACGAAGATATTGCCATCGCAAACTACGTCATCGAATTGATCGACGATGCTATGGGTGAGCAATCCGAAATCGATCAGGTGAAAGGTGAAGCCTACTTCATTCGGGCACTGTCGTACTTCAACCTGTTGAACCTCTACGGACAGCCTTTTAATGCTGCATCTGCCGACGTTGATTTGGGCGTTCCGTTGCGCGACGATATTGGTGTTGAAGAAACATACAACCGTAACACCGTAGCCGAAGGTTACGCCTTAATTGAGGCTGATTTGACCGAAGCACGCCAGCTGTTGGAAGCAAGTGGATTGACAACGTCGATCTGGCACCCGGGTGTTGCTGCCTGCGACTTGTTGATGTCGCGAGTGAAGCTTTACCAACAAGAATGGAGCGAATGTATTGAATATGCAGGCCGTGTAATTGCCAGCGGTAGTTTGTCGAAGGTGTCGGCTTCGAGCCCGTTTGTTGACACGTCGAACAAAGAAATTCTTTATTCATACTATGCAACGAATCCCGTGTTTTCACTTTACGACTCGTTTGGTAAAGTTCAGGAGTACTCGTACCACGCCAGCAAGGAGTTAATTAATTTGTATGATGACGAAGATAATCGGAAAGATGCCTTCTTTGATGCAATTGACGATGGTACAGGTAAATACAACTATTTCACGCTAAAATATCAAAAGGGAAGCTACACTTCACTTGGGTTTGCAAACCTGCGTGTTGGCGAGGCTTACCTGAACAGAGCTGAAGCTTACGCCGAGATGGGCGATGTTGCCAGCGCTGTGAGCGACATGAAAGCACTACATGCCGTACGTTACAGCGATCCGTCGGTGGTATCTTACCCGACTGATGCTGCAGAAGTACTGGACTTTGTATTGACTGATCGCCGGAAAGAACTGTGTTTTGAAGATCATCACCGCTGGTTCGACCTGCGCCGTATGGCTAACCGCCCCGAGATTAAACACGTATTTACATTAATCAACGCCAGTGGTGCTAAACTGGGAACTGAGACCTATACGCTGTTGTCGGACGATCCGAACTACACGCTGCCAATTCCGCTGAAGGAACGTGAGAACAACCCTTTGATCCGGAATAATGAACGGTATGAAAAAATACCAACCATTGATGAAGAAATTATTATTCCGTAA
- a CDS encoding SusC/RagA family TonB-linked outer membrane protein translates to MRLTFILVFCVAMSVSARTYSQNKRVTLDVKDASASQLFDEIKRQCDYSFFFNEDNLSELSEITLSKSDVTVKEVLDEVFSGTNITYTLVDDVIVIKTKSDSNQESQQDTRVTISGKVSDAETGEPLPGVHIVIKNSILGGATNQDGEFRLILPERKEAVIFSFIGYVTQEVPIGEGKVVEFDIKMQQDIREVGEVVATGYQVIDKRELTSSISTIKAEDMELIGALNVDQMLEGKATGLMISNISATPGAATKVRVRGGSTFTGNQSPLWVIDGVIYEDPVTLTADEINSFDNINLIGNALTGINPSDIEQIDVLKDASATAIYGTRAANGVIVVTTKRGHEGSASISYSGGLSVVQAPQYSDFKLMNSKDRIAVSREMYERNLGFGSNYENIDRLGYEGALMNYWDGTYDFQAFQDQVSYLETLNTDWFGELYRPSISQQHAVSASGGSKTARYYFSMGYDDQQGTEKGVDLNRITARSNLDLDLRKNILLQFKVSGSVQKATYNHTSINVFDEAYYTARTVPIYDQDGEYFYQQKAIYGNDVYGRYNILRELDNSERNITNKDFAVSAQIRWDFLKNFRLTSLASYRNTTNLTEQWITEDTYYIAQLRTYDEFEDMIAENTDDAGYVPFGGIYSGGMVSQDTYGITNQLNYNRVFGEKHVLNVNLGQEARSVNYWGATGFTVPGYNHYQGRGFITLDQPSSSTSVGGLDFANYDYDAAFAWLTNSGGVSIYPTITDKTKNSLSFFGIANYVYDNRYVFNFNMRSDGSNTFGQYERYKFKPAWSASTRWNIHNESFMNDMQLFSELALRASYGVRGTMPSASPYLLISDYGRFNSVYYPENVASLSEFPNANLRWEKTETLNLGLNFSVLDNRVSGAFDYAYSKSTDLIQSRPVSLVNGSSVQYYNSGSKDVSSYEFSIRTVNIKHNKFSWSTNANFSYDHDRVLEGFEDGAEKSLTATDYLAGSIYRKGFPTNGFFSYQFDGLSSEGLPTFKHLVEENMTREEQLEAMLVYEGSRVPLYYGGFGTQVRYGNLSLTANFTYKLGYKTRLLKLYNGNQSLPLPYQNMNSEFNNRWQQPGDENFTDIPALTDNNMTFTGSNTAAADGYDKVYVTNYGYAVPEGKNAWWMYDYSDVRTVSADHIRLKSISVNYNVPTKLLNGTGIKNLNLGVQGSNLAVWAFDKKLKGQDPDQVSGIGMPNLPTYSFSLNMTF, encoded by the coding sequence ATGAGGTTAACTTTCATTCTTGTTTTTTGCGTTGCGATGTCGGTGTCAGCTCGCACCTACTCGCAGAACAAAAGGGTGACCTTGGATGTAAAAGATGCTTCGGCATCTCAATTGTTTGATGAGATCAAACGACAGTGTGATTACAGTTTCTTCTTCAACGAAGATAACCTGTCGGAACTGAGCGAGATCACGCTGAGTAAATCAGATGTCACCGTAAAGGAGGTATTGGACGAAGTTTTTTCGGGCACCAATATCACCTACACCCTGGTTGATGACGTGATTGTGATCAAGACGAAGAGTGACTCCAACCAGGAATCGCAACAAGACACACGAGTGACGATTTCGGGTAAAGTTTCGGATGCCGAAACAGGCGAACCCCTGCCCGGCGTGCACATTGTCATCAAAAACAGTATCCTCGGTGGAGCAACAAACCAGGATGGTGAATTTCGCTTGATACTTCCTGAACGCAAGGAGGCTGTGATTTTCTCTTTTATTGGTTATGTGACTCAGGAAGTTCCGATTGGAGAAGGAAAAGTTGTTGAATTTGATATCAAAATGCAGCAGGATATCCGCGAGGTAGGCGAAGTTGTGGCGACCGGTTACCAGGTGATTGACAAGCGCGAACTGACCAGTTCTATTTCTACTATTAAAGCGGAAGACATGGAACTGATTGGTGCATTGAATGTTGATCAAATGCTGGAAGGTAAAGCAACCGGTTTGATGATTTCAAACATCTCTGCAACTCCGGGAGCTGCTACAAAAGTTCGTGTGCGCGGTGGTAGTACATTCACCGGAAACCAAAGCCCGCTTTGGGTAATCGATGGTGTGATCTACGAAGATCCGGTGACTTTGACTGCTGACGAAATCAACAGTTTCGATAATATCAACCTGATCGGTAATGCCTTAACCGGTATTAACCCAAGTGATATTGAACAGATTGACGTATTGAAAGATGCGTCGGCAACTGCAATTTACGGTACACGCGCTGCCAACGGTGTAATCGTAGTTACGACTAAACGGGGCCACGAAGGTTCTGCTTCAATTTCTTACTCCGGTGGTTTAAGTGTTGTGCAAGCACCGCAGTATTCTGATTTTAAATTGATGAACTCGAAAGATCGTATCGCCGTTTCGCGCGAAATGTACGAGCGTAACCTTGGTTTCGGCTCGAACTACGAAAACATTGACCGCTTAGGCTACGAAGGTGCTTTAATGAACTACTGGGATGGTACTTACGATTTCCAGGCTTTCCAGGATCAGGTTTCGTACCTGGAAACCTTGAACACCGACTGGTTCGGAGAATTGTACCGTCCTTCTATCAGTCAGCAACATGCTGTAAGCGCCAGTGGTGGTAGCAAAACTGCCCGGTATTATTTCTCGATGGGTTACGATGATCAGCAAGGTACTGAGAAAGGTGTAGACTTGAATCGTATCACAGCTCGTTCAAACCTCGACCTGGATTTGAGAAAGAATATTTTGTTGCAGTTCAAAGTGAGTGGCTCGGTTCAAAAAGCAACTTACAACCACACTTCTATCAACGTATTTGACGAAGCTTATTATACTGCCCGCACGGTTCCGATCTACGATCAGGACGGTGAATATTTCTACCAGCAAAAAGCGATTTACGGAAATGACGTGTATGGTCGCTACAATATTTTGCGTGAATTGGATAACTCGGAGCGCAATATCACCAACAAAGATTTTGCGGTTTCAGCCCAAATCCGTTGGGACTTTTTGAAAAACTTCCGTTTGACTTCGTTGGCAAGTTATCGCAACACGACCAACTTAACGGAACAATGGATTACAGAAGATACCTATTACATCGCTCAGCTTCGTACCTATGACGAGTTCGAAGATATGATCGCTGAAAATACGGATGATGCCGGTTACGTTCCTTTCGGAGGAATTTATTCAGGCGGTATGGTAAGCCAGGATACTTACGGTATTACCAACCAGTTGAACTACAACCGTGTTTTTGGCGAGAAGCATGTGTTGAACGTGAACCTGGGGCAGGAAGCCCGTTCGGTAAACTACTGGGGAGCTACCGGTTTCACGGTGCCCGGATACAATCACTACCAGGGCCGTGGATTTATCACGCTGGATCAGCCATCTAGTTCAACATCGGTTGGAGGCTTGGATTTTGCAAACTACGATTACGATGCGGCTTTCGCCTGGTTGACTAACAGCGGTGGCGTTTCTATTTACCCAACGATCACGGACAAGACCAAAAACTCCTTGTCATTCTTTGGTATTGCCAACTATGTGTATGACAATCGCTATGTTTTCAACTTCAACATGCGTAGTGATGGTTCAAATACGTTCGGACAATACGAACGTTACAAATTCAAACCGGCTTGGTCGGCATCTACCCGTTGGAATATCCACAACGAATCGTTCATGAACGATATGCAATTGTTCAGTGAACTGGCGCTTCGTGCATCATACGGGGTTCGCGGAACCATGCCGTCAGCCAGTCCTTATTTGTTGATTAGTGACTACGGACGTTTCAATTCAGTTTATTACCCGGAGAACGTAGCATCTTTGTCGGAGTTCCCGAACGCTAACCTGCGTTGGGAAAAGACGGAAACGCTTAACCTTGGGTTGAACTTCAGTGTTCTGGATAACCGGGTGTCAGGTGCGTTTGACTATGCATACTCGAAAAGTACAGACCTGATTCAAAGCCGTCCGGTTTCGCTGGTTAACGGTAGTTCAGTTCAATACTACAACTCGGGAAGTAAAGATGTAAGCAGCTACGAATTCAGTATTCGTACCGTGAATATCAAACACAATAAATTCTCCTGGAGCACGAACGCCAACTTCTCTTACGACCACGACCGTGTGTTGGAAGGTTTTGAAGACGGAGCAGAAAAATCGTTGACAGCAACGGATTACCTGGCGGGTTCTATTTACCGCAAAGGCTTCCCGACCAATGGATTCTTCTCGTACCAGTTTGACGGATTGAGCTCGGAAGGTTTGCCAACCTTCAAACATCTGGTTGAAGAGAACATGACTCGTGAAGAGCAATTGGAAGCCATGTTGGTTTACGAAGGAAGTCGCGTCCCCTTGTACTACGGTGGTTTCGGAACGCAGGTGAGATACGGTAACCTGAGTTTGACAGCCAACTTCACTTATAAATTGGGTTACAAAACCCGTTTGCTGAAACTTTACAACGGAAACCAAAGCTTGCCGTTGCCCTACCAAAATATGAACAGCGAGTTCAACAACAGATGGCAGCAACCTGGCGACGAAAACTTCACCGACATTCCGGCATTAACTGATAACAACATGACTTTTACCGGATCGAATACAGCAGCGGCTGACGGATACGATAAGGTTTATGTAACCAACTATGGTTATGCAGTACCGGAAGGTAAAAATGCCTGGTGGATGTACGACTACAGCGATGTGAGAACTGTTAGCGCAGACCATATCCGCTTGAAGTCAATCTCGGTGAACTACAATGTTCCAACGAAACTATTGAACGGAACAGGAATTAAAAACCTGAACCTTGGCGTGCAGGGAAGTAACCTGGCTGTTTGGGCATTCGACAAAAAATTGAAAGGCCAGGATCCGGATCAGGTGAGCGGTATTGGTATGCCGAACTTGCCAACTTACAGTTTCAGTTTAAACATGACTTTCTAA
- a CDS encoding FecR family protein, producing MTKVKEQIKIAGLLARKMLGMLTEEQLRDLQKWEEAGDNRKVEADILQPGAFDAWNKQMDNLDVSTQWTMYLNRMQRTTTRKKVIRLNIIRTVSAVAAMLVLAVSIGIVWKLTTEKPQKLALAEVSIEPGSKNAQLFLDNGQVIDLKAADAKSIDEGDVKIENNEGVLVYNDSQVAENKETAAKAKYVTNRLSIPRGGEYQLVLPDGSRVWLNSESELTYTVPFSPNERHVNLKGEAYFEVAHNKDKPFTVSTPSQTIEVLGTQFDVSAYSDDESIVTTLVEGKVKVEYKNSDKGTEVTYLAPNDQLVLNTETSAAKISQVDTHVYTAWKDGRFVFRNEPLESLLKTVARWYDVQIKIEDESVKAIHFTGDLPRYKNMNSLLKILETETSVHVEMSDDKILTVTK from the coding sequence ATGACAAAAGTAAAGGAACAAATAAAGATCGCAGGATTACTTGCTCGAAAAATGCTGGGAATGCTTACTGAAGAGCAACTGCGAGATTTGCAAAAATGGGAAGAAGCGGGCGATAACCGGAAAGTTGAAGCTGATATTCTTCAACCCGGGGCGTTTGATGCGTGGAACAAGCAAATGGACAATTTGGATGTTTCGACGCAATGGACAATGTACTTAAACCGGATGCAGCGAACGACAACCCGGAAGAAGGTAATCCGTCTTAATATTATCCGGACAGTTTCTGCTGTTGCAGCGATGTTGGTGTTGGCTGTGAGTATCGGTATTGTTTGGAAGTTGACTACTGAAAAGCCGCAAAAGCTGGCATTGGCAGAAGTGAGCATCGAGCCCGGATCGAAAAATGCGCAGTTGTTTTTGGATAACGGGCAGGTGATCGACCTTAAAGCAGCAGACGCCAAGTCAATCGACGAAGGAGATGTAAAGATCGAGAACAACGAAGGCGTGCTGGTTTACAACGACAGCCAGGTAGCCGAAAATAAAGAGACAGCGGCAAAGGCTAAATATGTAACAAACCGCCTGAGCATTCCTCGCGGTGGCGAGTACCAGTTGGTGTTGCCTGATGGCAGCCGGGTTTGGCTGAACTCTGAGTCGGAATTGACCTATACGGTGCCTTTTTCACCTAACGAGCGTCATGTAAATCTGAAAGGGGAAGCCTATTTCGAAGTTGCCCACAACAAGGACAAACCGTTTACCGTATCGACTCCGTCTCAGACAATTGAGGTTTTGGGCACGCAATTTGATGTGTCGGCGTACTCTGACGATGAGAGTATTGTAACTACCCTGGTTGAAGGAAAAGTAAAAGTAGAATATAAGAACTCGGACAAAGGCACTGAGGTGACCTATTTGGCGCCCAACGATCAGCTGGTTTTGAACACCGAAACTTCGGCAGCAAAAATCAGCCAGGTCGATACGCATGTTTACACTGCCTGGAAGGACGGTCGTTTCGTATTTCGCAACGAACCGCTGGAATCGCTGTTGAAAACAGTTGCACGCTGGTACGATGTTCAAATTAAGATTGAAGATGAATCGGTGAAGGCTATTCACTTCACAGGCGATTTACCTCGCTATAAAAACATGAATAGTTTGCTTAAGATATTGGAAACAGAGACTTCTGTGCATGTGGAAATGTCAGATGATAAAATACTTACCGTAACAAAATAA
- a CDS encoding RNA polymerase sigma factor yields MKVSGKVIAYDSQEFKQMFERLFPPMCMLASRILKDEDKGKDVAQDAFVKLWEKDQEEFSSEHALRAYLYVLVKNACLNLIQKENKVQNSSVDAALHLPEKEFLNELLREETYQILRYAISELSPQAVEVMNLMLQGFSNQDIADQMGITINTVKTVKKRAYRSLRDMLDDELIMILYFNLINFR; encoded by the coding sequence ATGAAAGTATCCGGTAAAGTTATAGCATATGATAGCCAGGAGTTTAAGCAAATGTTTGAACGCCTGTTTCCGCCTATGTGCATGTTGGCTTCCCGGATATTAAAGGACGAGGACAAGGGCAAGGACGTAGCCCAGGATGCTTTTGTAAAACTTTGGGAGAAAGATCAGGAGGAGTTTAGCAGTGAGCATGCTTTGCGTGCTTATTTGTATGTTTTGGTCAAAAATGCCTGTCTGAATCTCATTCAAAAGGAAAACAAGGTCCAGAATTCGTCGGTGGATGCCGCTCTGCATCTTCCTGAAAAAGAGTTTCTAAACGAGCTTCTTCGCGAAGAAACTTACCAAATACTTCGATACGCCATCAGTGAGCTATCGCCGCAGGCCGTTGAGGTTATGAACCTCATGTTACAGGGGTTTTCCAACCAGGACATCGCCGATCAAATGGGGATTACAATTAATACGGTAAAAACTGTAAAAAAAAGAGCCTATCGTTCACTTCGGGATATGCTTGATGATGAGTTGATTATGATCCTTTATTTCAATCTCATTAACTTCCGTTAA